The Medicago truncatula cultivar Jemalong A17 chromosome 7, MtrunA17r5.0-ANR, whole genome shotgun sequence genome includes the window CCCAAAACATAAACACATTCTTGCTCGAACTGAATACAACTTGTACCACTGATAGGTAAGtagtttgatattattttttacaaattgaaCTTCAAAATGTAGATAGGCATTAAAACTTAcacattttaagaaaaaaaaagaatcagttTCAAATTGTAGGATGTTTATCTAATCTCGGACATAGGTTAATAACCAGTTTCGGTGGTGAAGTTCCATAGTGTATCCTGCCTTTGCACACGATCTTCAATTGTGGTAAATCCCACAACAACAATTTGGTCAACTTGGGAAGTGCAATGCTTGAAGTACTGTCTTCTTCATCACAGTTGCTCACTGAAAATATCTCTTTCATTGATTTACAATGAGATACGGATATTTTCTCCAGATTTTGAAGTCCTTGAACTAATGGTGGTGTCAGCAAGGTCTCTATCCGATTACATTTagaaatgttaaaatatttcaaacaagAGAATATGCCACTCCGTGACAAAGATTGGTCAACAACTTTATAGACAACAGTTAAACTTTCCAATCTTTGAAGTTCCAAAACTTCCAGCTTGTGAATATTGGTGCAAAAGGAACAAGAACCGGATGAACAAAACAAGCTCTCAAGTTGTCGGCAACTGATAATGTCAATCATCCTCAAAGAATGGTTAAGTGACAGAGCATCACATAGGCGAACCCAGTGAATATTTTTAAGTATATGCAGACATGTAAGGTCTTTAGGCAGTTTGTGGCCCAAATTTTTACAATCTCCAAATTGTATTGTCTTGGTGCTAGGATCACTGTCAAATTTTTTCaaatcaacataatcatcaatcCTTATTTCTTGACCACATACATTTGCGAAAGTGAGATGATATGCTTTGAGCTCAAGCTTTGTTTTCCTATAACAGTCGTAATCTTTGCAGTCAAAGGTGCCTCCAAAACATTCCAGCATATTCATTCCTTGAACATCTTTTACCGCCATCATAGCACAGGTATTTCGAAGATCAAGATATTGCATTTTGGTCAAATTGGACAAAGACCCTAATTCCAAATTCAAACTCTTATTGCATGATAGATCAAGCCACTtcaattttattagtttttccaAGCCTTTAACTTCTCCAATAGAAGTGTTTGAAATGACCAATCTTGACAATCTCTGTAATTCTCCCAATGGGGGCACATGTTTCAGTGAATCACATCCTTTTAGTATTAAAGAAACAAGAGACCTCAACTTAGTGATGGAGTCTGGCAAAGATTCTAGGTCTTCATTATATGATAAATCCAGTATTGATAGATTAttcatatacataaaaaaactcTCTGGAACACGACTAATGGacaattcatttaaaatcaagGCGAACAACTTCGGACAATTAGGTGACATGCCTTCTGGGATTTCTTCTATGTCATAATCCCGCATATGAACCAACTCTAAATCAGTTGCCCATCTGTGTGAGAGAGGTATCTCGGTCAATCTCTTATTCAACTTTACTATAACATTCCTTTGACACTCTTTCAAGATATAACAGGCCATGTTTCTCACTAAGGGATGTGTGTATACCGAAGAATTATTAGTAGAACTAATCAAAGAATGGGATTCAAGCTTACTCAATATGGTATTCCCTTCATCAAATATTTCTTCCAGAGACATATTCTCATTTATCTGTCCATTGTCAACTAGCTTCATGATCAACTCATCTTTGTTAATCTTCCAACCCTCATCATCAATAGAAAATAATGCGCAATACAAAAAACAGTTTTGCAAGTCTTTTTCCATCAAATTATCATAGCTACATTTTAATACTTTGAAGACTTCTTCCATCACTTGCCTCATTTCCAATTTTTGAAGTCTGCTCAATGCATGTTTCCATTGATGAATGTCATCATTCCCATCCATGGTTCTAGCCATCAAGTTGATTCCAAGTGGTAAACCCTTAAATCTCTCTACAATGCATCTCACAATCTCTTCTATTTCATGTGGAAGTGTCCTAGGAGTTTCATCATGTCCGAGTTTTAGCATAAACAACTCCCAACCTTCATCAACTTtatcttcatcaacttcatcTTCAGATTCTTTGAGGCAACAAAGAGGAAACATTTGTATTATATCATTTGTCTGACAATCCATCTGGTGACATACATGTTTCAACCGAGTTGTCAAAATCACTTTAATGCCATTCACTTTTGGATGAATTCCCACCTTCTGCAAATCAATATATTTCCAAACATCATCCAAAATAAGAATTGATTTCCCCTTTTTCTCAAATGCCAAAGACAAAATTTTTGCTCtaattctttcatcatcttcatcaagcTTCACATCTATTCTTTGTGCTATATCATGTTGCAATTTTGAGATGTTATAATTGTGAGAAACAGTGACCCAAAACacattgttataccctgtttttggacctaaaaatacaaggtccaatttcatttcaaaccttgtcaattatcaaatttcaactgcatagttcaatttgtctctgcctcgcagtattttcaatcacaattttacctatgttttttcttgcataaaacctttcgaaatgtctttacttgtcttgtaagtcattcaaaagtgtctctgaatcattacattgctttttctacagtttatttcaaaatttgcaaaaagtcgtacagaagggtattttggtcatttcctgcagtgggacccattttcatccttgtggctgtctctgagtcttttcaaattgtttttcagtaaaccttgttaaaattcatttcaaacttgcgtctgagtcagtgtcaagtctgtttgagtcagtttaggtcatttttagccctaggggcattttagtcatttcacacgaaattttggcatagagaggttactttgaagtacctcatttaggtcattggttcgttttagtccgttttgtcaattttatttttgtttcgctttacgtttgatcaaattgcgttttattcaatttcatttttttattgcattttggtccagtttcttttccaatttgcattttagtccttttttattttcatattagtcccttaatttttcaattttgcagaaaggtcccaaattAATTCTAAGTCCAAAgccgtgccatttttttttacaagtccaggtgtccttttcttattggttccaatgcacacatgtcagctataaaagcattgAGTCAGAATCAGAAGCAATGATCAAACGCCAACTCACCAAAACAGaattcaactttctctctcttttctgttagatcaaaacagaatcaacaaaaagCTTCAAAGATTCATCAATGGCAGAAACCCTAACCACCTCAATCCACCATTGATTTCCaccaaatcaacacaaaaacacCAAATTCAACAGAATTCAACAAAGTTTCTTTGATTACTCGTTGGTTCTCAGAGATTCAACACGGAATCATCATCACAGAATCAATTTCctcgcaattcaaagtgcgagttcatcactgaaacgcgacgaactcaagcactgatcacgagGAAAcagtgaagagaaagaagagggaAGAAGCTAGGTTTAAAccggtgatgaagatgaagattcacgtACAAAaatactgatttattttcagtagctcaataacaaaatcatcaaaaacgcAGCAAGCAGATCACGGTTTTctgaagaaaatcaaccagaATCTCCATTAAAACCTCAGGTATAACTTCAAACACCTCGTTTTTCTCATAAAGAAGTTCAATCACTGGAAAACGATGTAGAACTTAGTGATAAAAAACGTTTTGGTTTAAGAAAATTCGAAAACCAAAAAACACCTTTGAAACCGAAACTGAAATCAATAAGATCTACATCGTAAACAAAAAACGTTTCCTCTCAGTTTTTCTTCATCAAGAACAGTGGCGAGACCAACGTGATGTGGATCTGTACGAATCAAAATGTTTCAattcaaaaaagataaaaaaacctcaaaacagTTTCACGTCGCGTCAAAGTTCTAGATCCACATCGCTTAAAGCCTTTGTTCACTTCATCTCTTTCGAAAAACATCAATCCAAGTGAATCAACGAAGATCTGTGCCAAATCCATAGaatcttatcaaaaaaaaacgaaaactcAACTTTCTGAAACCGTAAAAGAAAATATCAGATCTGCGTTGATTCACGTTTCAAATATGAAAACAGATTacggattcgtgtttagaagAAGGAGGCGAAGGATTTGGTGCGAGTTTGGTTGGTTTCTGGGCGCtggttcaccggagaagatgaagcttccggcgaACCACCTAGGtttccgccgtggcttcatcaaCTCCGGTGAGGAAGTCTGAtgagaggtgagagatgagagagaagctctgagtgTAGAAAGAGAAAGGGGAGTGAAAATGAATTAAACCGGTGCTAGTTCCCTTTTATAGACAactaaaccggaccggttcaagaccggtccaatcccttcgatcctgagcgttggatctagggtttccttccctggatcaatccaacgctccctgtgcatccggatctctTAGtgattgggctttggtttgggcttt containing:
- the LOC120577113 gene encoding probable disease resistance protein At4g27220, giving the protein MKLDLVFLGPKTGYNNVFWVTVSHNYNISKLQHDIAQRIDVKLDEDDERIRAKILSLAFEKKGKSILILDDVWKYIDLQKVGIHPKVNGIKVILTTRLKHVCHQMDCQTNDIIQMFPLCCLKESEDEVDEDKVDEGWELFMLKLGHDETPRTLPHEIEEIVRCIVERFKGLPLGINLMARTMDGNDDIHQWKHALSRLQKLEMRQVMEEVFKVLKCSYDNLMEKDLQNCFLYCALFSIDDEGWKINKDELIMKLVDNGQINENMSLEEIFDEGNTILSKLESHSLISSTNNSSVYTHPLVRNMACYILKECQRNVIVKLNKRLTEIPLSHRWATDLELVHMRDYDIEEIPEGMSPNCPKLFALILNELSISRVPESFFMYMNNLSILDLSYNEDLESLPDSITKLRSLVSLILKGCDSLKHVPPLGELQRLSRLVISNTSIGEVKGLEKLIKLKWLDLSCNKSLNLELGSLSNLTKMQYLDLRNTCAMMAVKDVQGMNMLECFGGTFDCKDYDCYRKTKLELKAYHLTFANVCGQEIRIDDYVDLKKFDSDPSTKTIQFGDCKNLGHKLPKDLTCLHILKNIHWVRLCDALSLNHSLRMIDIISCRQLESLFCSSGSCSFCTNIHKLEVLELQRLESLTVVYKVVDQSLSRSGIFSCLKYFNISKCNRIETLLTPPLVQGLQNLEKISVSHCKSMKEIFSVSNCDEEDSTSSIALPKLTKLLLWDLPQLKIVCKGRIHYGTSPPKLVINLCPRLDKHPTI